GTTCAGAAGACCCCTCCCATCTGTTCCCCTACCTCTGCCATGACTGGGAGGATCGTCATCATCGACCACGGGTCTGGCTATCTGAAGTCTGGCTTCCTCGGCTGGAATGAGCCCCAGATGGTCTACCCGAGCATCGTGAACTATAGCCCATGCAGGGAGAAccctggccccagctctgcccagcGGCGCCTGAATCTCGGCGTCGACTTTTTGCATCCTGACACCTTTAGCTACCCCATCCAGCGTGGCCGTGTCCTCAACTGGGAGGGTGTGGAGCACATGTGGTCCTTTATcctgaagaaacacaaaaaggATCATGAGGTCTCCCCTGTATTGTTCACTGAGTCCCCCCTGAGGGAGCGTTTGGACCGAAAGAAGACCCTAGAGGTAAGACCTTCGCGGGGCTGCCATGACCGGGGAGCGGGGAGCAGCCAGCATTTTGAGTTCGGATATGATTGGCTGTCAGCATGTCAGGCTTCTTTCTTAATCATTTGCCCCATGAACGTTTCCTGAGtacctcctgtgtgccaggaccTGGGCACAAGGGACTCGCGTAGGTTCCCTCTGTAGGTAGGGACGCAGCAGGAAAAATACTCTGTCAAGGGCGTTCCTGGGAGACACTGGACATTTGGTTGTGTTCACAGATCAGATTCTGGCCCTCAAAGAGCTTACCTTCTGGGGAAGACTTGACTGTGAATAAGTTAACAAAAAAGAATTCCACGTAGTGGTCAGTTCtagaaacaaaatgaagtggGATGATAGCTGACTGGTGAAGCTGGATCCCAGAgcaagagggagacagaaaggtgaGGTTGGCAGGGGCCAGATCTGGCAGGCTTGGTAGGCTGTGGAAAGTGCTTAGATTGTACTTTAAATCAGGGGTTGACCAACCACAGCCACTAAGCCAAACGTGGCCCCGCATCTGTTTTTatagataaagttttattggaacacagccatgcccactcGTTTACATATCATCTGTAGCTGCTTTTACTACAACAGCAGAGTGCAGTAGTTGCATCAGAGATTGTGGGGCCCACAATGTATTTACTCTTGGAGGGTTGCTGGGTAACATACATGGTGCCTCCTTAGACTGGAAGTTCAGGTGAACAATGGCGAATGTCTTAGTATAATGAAGTACATCCCAGACACTGCAGAAGGCTTAGTTACACTAAATCATTACTTGTTGTCTATtggaaattcaaatttcactgggcattctacattttcatttgctatatTGGGCAACCTGGCGCTCCAGCCCTGTACAGAAAATGCTTCCCAACTGCTGCTCTCCATGAGTAGAAAGCTCCTGAACAGTTTTAATGGGGGAGTCACATGtgattttctctttgaaaaaggGGACATTGGCTTCTATTTGGAAAGTGCATGGTTGGTGGGGGGCGGTGATGATATTCTGATCATGGAAATGGAGGGAGCTCTCTCCTATGGAACAGAGAAGATGGGGCTCTGGGTCCCAAAGAGGTGGGTAAGTGGCTACAGGCCACCGAAAAGTGGACTGGGATAGCCTTTCTGCATCTATAGCGTCAGCAACTTGGGGGGTGCACCCAGAGCTGGGCAAGTGGGGAGCCATGTGGGAGCTCGGTAAAGATCAAGGGGTGACGGGCAGGGGGAGAAAATCAGCTGAGGGACTTTGCCAACTGCTGAAGTTTGGGCTTGATGTTTGAAGAgttttaattaaaagaacaacaacaaacaagtcTTCACTTCCCAGGAGGTGAGGGCGTTATCTTTACACCCCCACTTTTTGGGAAGCAGTGTCGTGGATATGCtacacttctttcttttctaatcccttcttccctcttctaaAGAAATAGTTTTGGCTGTGCCTCTGGCCCTTGGCCATGGCCCCCACTTCTTCCTCTAGTGCTCATATAATCCTCAGCACCATTTCTAGCAGCCTGAAGGCAGTTCCCACCCCTCCACTAAAAGTCTTCTGAAAGAACACCATCAACAAGCTCCTGAGGGCAATTCGACTCTAATCCTCTAGAGCCCCTCTATTATCACCTTAGTGGGgagctctgggggaggggaggcctgggccCAAAGTTCTAAGGGCAGCCCTCCAGTTCCTTAAGGACCCCCATCGGTTTTGAGAGCTGGTGTTAGGTAAAACAGACACGGATCAGGGCCCTTCTCCACGGAAAACACGCTGTATGTCTGTCTTCTCCCTTCTTGCAGATTATGTTTGAATCACTGCAAGTCCCGTCCCTACTCCTGGCTGACCAGATGGAGATGTCCCTGTACGCCTCTGGCCTCCTGACGGGTGTGGTGGTTGATTCTGGCTACGGCCTGACCCGAATGCAGCCTTTCCACCTGGGCCGCCCCTTACAGGCCGGCTTTAAGATGCTGGAGTTCGCCGGCCAGGATCTCTTCACCTATCTCAGCAAGAGCCTCTTTCTGGAAGATTCCAGTGTATCCAAGGTGTTTCAGCTGCACACGGTGGACGCTATTCAGATGAACCAATGCTACATGCCACAGAATCTCGGGGAGGCGATAGACTTCCTTCAGAGCCTGCCCCCTGGCGCTGATAAGAAAAACACTTATCAGTTCCCTGATGGGAGATACATGGAGCTGACCCCCATGCAGCGCCTGGCCCCTGAGATGTTCTTCAACCCCCAGGTGTTTGACCTGCAAGCGCCCAGCCTCTCTCAGGCTGTCGTGGATTCCATCAGGATGTGTGaggcctccctgcagcccctgctcgTCTCCCACGTGATAGCCTGTGGTGGCAACACCATGTACCCTGGCTTTGGCAACCGCCTGTACAAGGAGTTGGTCGCAAATGATTTCTCCATCTCCGATGCTGCGGTGTGGGTAGGTTCCAAAAGAAACTTTAGTGCCTGGCTGGGAGCATCTATTGTGGCTCATATGTCTActtaccagtctgaatggatcaCCAAGGTGGAGTATGATGAGAAATAGAGGCTGTGACCTGTTGGCTTGCGCGGGAGGACCTGGCTCTCACCAGATGGATGTGGGTGGATTAGTTTCAGTGAAAGGGTCTGGGCAAGGGTGGGGTTAGCTGGCATTGGAATTCTGAACTCATGGAGGACTTTTTAAGTGCTGGGGTTTTATCTTGTTTCAAGAATGGGATCCAACCCATGGGAGGACAGGGTGTCATCCCTGGACACCCTCCAGAGGACAGTGTTTCCCAGGGTGGTCTGTTATTGGGATGGGAGTAGCCAGCTGCCATACCTAATAGCCACTTACTGTTCACTGGCATCTCACTTGGGCTGTCCATTCTTTTAGGAGAGTAGGTTTTAATTGGGGAAAGTGGGTTCTTATtgagtaggggagtgggagggtgaggcTGGGGAGTCCTCCAGTTTCTAGTCCTGACGTTTCTAGTCCTCCACACTCTGGCCAGGGAGGAGTGCCCTTCTCGAATGGCTGGGGTCTTGttttatatatgcaaataaaCTGCTTGTTTGGAGCCAGTGCTGCCTTTTGTGATGAATGGGGATAGTGTAGGCTGTCCCTTGGGGAGACCTAGGGACTGTGAGTACGTGAGAACTAGCGTGGGGCTGGGGCCACTGAGTAGGATGGGTAAGGGCCTGGAGCCTCCTGTTCTTCCTCAGCCATGTTCTTTCTCTCCATTCATCCCAGATGTCCCAAAATTCTGTTCAAGTCTGAGTTCCTATTAGTAATATTGGATAATCTGTTGAGAACATACTGTGTGCCAGATTCTGCACCAGGCATGGGGGACATGGAGGTGAAAAAGCTGCAGGAGATTTCTGGTTTCAAGAGATTACCACCTACTGTGGGGACACAGGCATACAGAAGTCACTGTATTTTTGATGATGAAGGATGAAATAAATCAAATGTATTAAAGTCACGTGATCTGGGGGATTGCAGGGATGCCTAGTTTTGAGGAGGTAGGCTGAGACCACAGGAGACCGTTGGGGACTGTGCCCTGCCCCATTTCTCGGCATGCTGGGAGGTTACACTTCCCACCTCACTGGCAGTAAGGTGAGACCATGTGGCTATACCAGAAGTGCTGCCCAGTTCACTCATGTCCGACCCTTAAAATAGCGCTGTCTGTCTGTGGGATTCAGGGGATCcaatgggggaagggacagtagAGCTGCAGATGGAAGGAGCCTACATGACAGGGTAGGGCAGAGCTCCTTCCCCTACCTACACTGCTCTGGGGCATGAGGAATAGTCTATGATGGTCAGCCACTGAGATGATGTGGGGGTTGCTTGTTACAGCAGCTCTGTTGCTTACTCTGACTAATACAGAGAAAAGAGTCATAATGTACTATTTATTTAACAGGTATTTTTCTGGTAAGTAGCAAAAGTGGGGTTCAAATCTAGACTGGGCCACAACCACTGTTATATCATTGCTTCTGAAAGGAACTCTTGGTTCCAATGTTTGGAACTGGAATAGAGTAACAGGGGATGGAGGATGAATGCCCTAGAAACCCCGATGTTTCAGGGACAGGAAGAGGAAATTGGAGGCTAGAGGCCAGCTCACCTTGTCTTTGATGTGTGAACTGTATTCCCTTGGCCATGAATTTACCTCCAAACTTGAGCCATCAGTGGTCTCCAGGGAAAGAAGTGGGGACCCAGAATGATGCCTCTTTAGCAGAACAGCTCAGAGACAgcctggcccaggccccagggactTGGAACCACACTTTGAGGTAGAGGCTGGCCCCGTCATTAGCTAagttgggcaagttgcttaaacTCTGAGCCTATCAGGTATACATTAAGCAGTAACACTTCCTTTTTGTCAGAGATTTGGGGTTGAGGATGAGCTAAGATGAGGGATGAGAAGTCACTTTGAAAACCAGAAAGTGCTATTGAAATATGAGATGTCACTTTAAATTTTACAATCTTATATTTCTCGTCTGTTAATTAGGAGTATTTATAACAACAGCAGTCACTGTGCCTTGCCAGGCATTGTGgtgagttctttaaaaattgagttgCATTTAATCCTTACAGGTGCACCATGAAGTGGgtgatatttttctccatttgtaaatAGGAAAATTGGAGCTTAGTGGTGATAAGCATTTGCTCAGGCTTGCACCCAAGCTGAAGCTTATTT
This DNA window, taken from Desmodus rotundus isolate HL8 chromosome 3, HLdesRot8A.1, whole genome shotgun sequence, encodes the following:
- the ACTL8 gene encoding actin-like protein 8, producing MTGRIVIIDHGSGYLKSGFLGWNEPQMVYPSIVNYSPCRENPGPSSAQRRLNLGVDFLHPDTFSYPIQRGRVLNWEGVEHMWSFILKKHKKDHEVSPVLFTESPLRERLDRKKTLEIMFESLQVPSLLLADQMEMSLYASGLLTGVVVDSGYGLTRMQPFHLGRPLQAGFKMLEFAGQDLFTYLSKSLFLEDSSVSKVFQLHTVDAIQMNQCYMPQNLGEAIDFLQSLPPGADKKNTYQFPDGRYMELTPMQRLAPEMFFNPQVFDLQAPSLSQAVVDSIRMCEASLQPLLVSHVIACGGNTMYPGFGNRLYKELVANDFSISDAAVWVGSKRNFSAWLGASIVAHMSTYQSEWITKVEYDEK